A window of the Butyricimonas virosa genome harbors these coding sequences:
- a CDS encoding GH92 family glycosyl hydrolase yields the protein MQTTIRLFSLCLLILGFYTCQPTPEKKQPVDWVDPQIGSVHCRWFFYTPAALPMGMAKLAPTTNAYGSYGSWLPCGYDDRHTSIEGFAHFHEFQIGGVVTIPTTGELKTLPGTLEDPDSGYRSRVDKTTEVSTPGYYAVTLTDYNIKAEITATTRTGFHRYTFPQSTTSRILFDIGHKQGESATITDAEVTYHPETNEVTGWVENYPIYATFCQPNGKIKIFFAAKLDKKPQTIGTFIDEKIQENSNSVKGPGCGLYLTFQTKAKEQIQMQVGLSYTDIENARNNRDSEATGKSFDDVKNAARQTWNEMLGRIQVEGGTPEDKTKFYTGLYHALLGRGIANDINGQYIQHDKTIGQIPLDKNGIPLYSHHNTDGMWGGFWNLTQIWTLAYPEIFSSYIKSNLDFFKNSGWLHDGEAAGVYTNGVQTNFQGLIICAAYQAGIRDFNIETAWSAICKNELEYKGRDMGNGKYDNEYFIQQGFIPLKDYLYPNDWVCNFGASHTLEYAFSCYAAAQMAKAIGKTAAYNTLMQYSYAYKNLFDPETKYMRPREMDGSFMKDFDPLKGWKGFQEGNAAQYTWYVPHDIQGLTELMGIDLFNERLENTFIESRKTLFGGGKEIDSFSGVEKLYNQGNQPCLHDAWLFNYSGKPWLTQLYTRLICDEFYGITPEHGYGYGQDEDQGQLGAWYVMAAMGLFDVQGGTNISPSYQIGSPKFRKITIKLDPRYYSGKAFVIETENNAPNHYYVQSATLNGQLLEDCWFYRREIINGGHLKLQMDSTPNTHWGISSIPHSK from the coding sequence ATGCAAACTACAATCCGCCTTTTTAGCCTATGCTTATTAATTCTAGGTTTTTACACGTGTCAACCTACCCCGGAAAAGAAACAACCGGTAGACTGGGTTGATCCGCAAATCGGTTCGGTACACTGCCGCTGGTTCTTCTATACCCCAGCCGCTCTTCCCATGGGAATGGCCAAGCTGGCACCGACCACCAATGCTTACGGAAGTTATGGTAGTTGGCTCCCCTGTGGGTATGATGACCGTCATACCTCCATTGAAGGTTTCGCCCATTTTCATGAGTTCCAAATAGGGGGAGTCGTAACGATTCCCACCACCGGAGAGCTAAAAACCCTACCGGGAACATTAGAAGATCCGGATTCCGGTTATCGTTCACGCGTTGACAAGACAACAGAAGTCTCCACCCCCGGCTATTACGCTGTAACACTCACGGATTACAATATCAAAGCAGAAATCACGGCAACCACCCGGACGGGCTTTCACCGTTATACCTTTCCCCAATCTACTACATCAAGAATACTATTTGACATCGGGCACAAACAAGGAGAAAGTGCCACCATCACGGATGCAGAAGTCACATATCACCCGGAAACCAACGAAGTCACCGGATGGGTGGAAAACTATCCGATTTATGCAACATTCTGCCAACCGAACGGGAAAATAAAAATTTTCTTTGCCGCCAAACTAGACAAGAAACCACAAACAATCGGGACATTTATTGACGAAAAAATACAAGAAAATTCCAACTCGGTAAAAGGCCCCGGATGCGGACTATACTTGACTTTCCAAACAAAAGCCAAAGAACAAATACAAATGCAAGTCGGTCTATCCTATACCGACATTGAAAATGCACGTAATAACCGAGATTCAGAAGCAACCGGAAAAAGCTTCGATGACGTGAAAAATGCAGCCCGTCAGACTTGGAATGAAATGCTTGGCCGTATCCAAGTGGAAGGTGGAACCCCGGAAGACAAAACCAAATTCTACACCGGACTTTATCATGCACTACTCGGCAGGGGGATCGCCAACGACATAAACGGACAATACATTCAACATGATAAGACGATCGGACAAATACCTTTGGACAAAAATGGAATTCCACTCTATTCCCATCACAACACCGATGGAATGTGGGGTGGTTTTTGGAATCTTACCCAAATATGGACGTTGGCCTATCCTGAAATATTCTCCAGTTACATAAAATCGAATCTGGACTTCTTCAAAAATTCCGGTTGGCTACACGACGGGGAAGCTGCCGGAGTGTACACGAACGGTGTACAAACCAACTTTCAAGGTTTAATCATATGTGCCGCTTACCAAGCCGGAATTCGTGATTTCAACATTGAAACGGCTTGGAGTGCCATCTGTAAAAACGAACTGGAATACAAAGGACGGGATATGGGCAACGGGAAATATGACAATGAATACTTTATCCAACAAGGTTTTATTCCCTTGAAAGATTATCTATATCCTAATGACTGGGTCTGCAATTTCGGAGCTTCCCACACGTTGGAATACGCCTTTAGTTGTTATGCTGCGGCTCAAATGGCCAAAGCTATCGGGAAAACAGCCGCATACAACACCCTTATGCAATACTCGTATGCTTACAAAAATCTATTCGATCCAGAAACAAAGTATATGCGTCCCCGTGAAATGGACGGCAGTTTCATGAAAGACTTCGACCCGTTAAAAGGCTGGAAAGGATTCCAAGAAGGCAATGCCGCACAATATACCTGGTATGTTCCCCATGACATCCAAGGTCTGACAGAACTCATGGGTATTGATCTTTTCAACGAAAGACTGGAAAACACGTTTATCGAATCCCGGAAAACCTTGTTTGGGGGAGGGAAAGAAATTGATAGCTTTTCCGGAGTCGAAAAATTGTATAATCAAGGGAATCAACCCTGCCTGCATGATGCCTGGCTCTTCAACTATTCCGGTAAACCGTGGCTAACACAACTATACACCCGGTTAATTTGTGATGAATTCTACGGTATCACCCCGGAACATGGTTACGGTTACGGACAAGACGAAGACCAAGGACAATTAGGAGCTTGGTATGTTATGGCTGCCATGGGTTTATTCGACGTGCAGGGAGGAACCAACATCTCCCCTTCTTACCAAATCGGCAGTCCTAAATTTCGTAAAATCACGATTAAACTCGATCCCCGGTACTATTCCGGTAAAGCATTCGTGATTGAAACAGAAAATAATGCTCCTAATCATTATTACGTTCAATCGGCAACACTCAACGGGCAACTGCTAGAAGATTGCTGGTTCTATCGAAGGGAAATTATCAATGGCGGACATTTGAAACTACAAATGGACTCGACCCCGAATACTCACTGGGGAATTTCATCCATACCCCATTCTAAATAA
- a CDS encoding 2-oxoacid:ferredoxin oxidoreductase subunit beta, with the protein MAEQYTPKDFKSNQEIRWCPGCGDHGIINSVQKAMAELGYPKESWAVISGIGCSSRFPYYMNTYGFHTIHGRAAAIASGAKSANPKLNILQISGDGDALAIGGNHFIHAIRRNIDITTLVFNNEIYGLTKGQYSPTTKLGTKTKTSPYGTIETPFNPGELVIGAQGKFFARTLDMNINLSAEVIEAGVRHKGTAVVEILQNCVIFADGAHAAITDKEMKEERQLILRHGEPMVFGKNKDKGIMFDMKAGKLKVVEIGKDGITLDDIMVHDAHSVNPSIHWMLVHMKAPEYPVALGVIRDVEGTTYNDALEAQIEDVKAKSSIRCVEDLLNSGDVWEVK; encoded by the coding sequence ATGGCAGAACAATATACACCGAAAGATTTTAAGAGCAACCAGGAGATTCGTTGGTGTCCGGGTTGCGGTGACCATGGTATCATTAACTCCGTACAGAAAGCCATGGCTGAATTGGGGTACCCGAAAGAATCGTGGGCAGTTATTTCCGGAATCGGATGTTCTTCCCGTTTCCCCTATTACATGAATACTTATGGTTTCCATACGATTCATGGCCGGGCTGCTGCTATCGCATCCGGAGCCAAGAGTGCTAATCCGAAATTGAATATTCTTCAAATTTCCGGTGACGGTGATGCTTTGGCTATTGGTGGTAACCATTTTATTCATGCTATTCGCCGTAATATTGATATTACCACTTTGGTGTTCAATAATGAGATTTACGGGTTGACGAAAGGACAATATTCTCCAACCACGAAATTGGGTACGAAAACTAAAACTTCTCCTTACGGAACAATTGAGACCCCGTTTAACCCGGGAGAGTTGGTAATCGGTGCGCAAGGGAAATTTTTCGCTCGTACGTTGGATATGAATATCAATTTGAGTGCAGAAGTTATCGAGGCTGGTGTGCGTCATAAGGGTACTGCTGTTGTGGAAATTCTTCAGAACTGCGTGATCTTTGCTGATGGGGCTCATGCTGCTATCACGGATAAAGAGATGAAGGAAGAGCGTCAATTGATCTTGAGACATGGAGAACCAATGGTTTTCGGAAAGAACAAGGATAAAGGTATCATGTTCGATATGAAGGCCGGTAAGTTAAAAGTTGTAGAGATTGGTAAGGATGGTATCACGTTAGATGATATTATGGTGCATGATGCTCACAGCGTGAATCCTTCTATACATTGGATGTTGGTACACATGAAAGCTCCGGAGTATCCTGTGGCTTTGGGTGTTATCCGTGATGTGGAAGGTACGACTTATAATGATGCGTTGGAAGCTCAGATTGAAGACGTTAAAGCAAAATCTTCTATTCGTTGTGTTGAAGATTTATTGAACAGCGGAGACGTTTGGGAAGTAAAATAA
- a CDS encoding 2-oxoacid:acceptor oxidoreductase subunit alpha, whose product MSEKTEVIDKKDIVIRFSGDSGDGMQLTGQQFSDAAALFGNGVSTFPDYPAEIRAPQGTVGGVSGFQVHIGNDPIKTPGDFADVLVAMNPAALKANLRWAKKGATIIVNLDAFTDKNIEKAGYKENPLEDAVLQDYNVVPVKITTLTEEALKDSGLDQKSIVKCKNMFALGMIYWMFDRTVDHTRDFINQKFAKKPEIASANVKVLESGFNYASNVHALAVHFNVAPAQIEKGRYRTITGNKATAWGFLAAAEKANLPLFCGSYPITPATDILQELALRRDLGVKTYQAEDEIAGICTSIGASYVGNLAITTTSGPGLALKSEAAGLAVMAELPLVIVDVQRGGPSTGLPTKTEQSDLLQALYGRNGESPMPVVAASTPGNCFDYAFWASKIAVEHMTPVVLLTDGFLGNGAQPWKIPSLKDYPSITPRVAKEGDDYKPYARDPETLARMWALPGTKGLEHRIGGLEKVNVTGEISYVPENHQIMTDLRDAKVAKIADSIPQQEIFGNQDGGDLLVVGWGGTYGHLYSVVRELREAGKDVSLAHFNFINPLPKNTDEVLGKFKKIVVCELNLGQFASYLRAKFPHYTYYQYNKVAGLPFTVVELKEKITELLGK is encoded by the coding sequence ATGAGTGAAAAGACAGAAGTTATCGACAAAAAAGACATTGTAATTCGTTTCTCGGGAGATTCGGGAGATGGAATGCAATTAACCGGCCAGCAATTCTCGGATGCTGCTGCTTTATTTGGAAACGGTGTATCAACGTTTCCGGATTATCCTGCTGAAATACGCGCCCCGCAAGGTACGGTTGGTGGTGTTTCCGGGTTTCAAGTACATATAGGGAATGATCCCATTAAAACTCCGGGAGATTTTGCAGACGTGCTCGTGGCGATGAATCCTGCCGCTTTAAAGGCTAACTTGCGTTGGGCAAAGAAAGGTGCAACGATTATCGTGAACTTGGATGCATTTACTGACAAGAACATCGAAAAGGCTGGGTATAAAGAAAACCCACTGGAAGATGCTGTCTTGCAAGATTATAACGTGGTTCCTGTGAAGATCACAACTTTAACGGAAGAGGCTTTGAAAGACAGCGGTCTAGATCAGAAGTCTATCGTTAAATGCAAAAATATGTTTGCTCTTGGTATGATTTACTGGATGTTCGACCGTACAGTGGATCACACGAGAGATTTTATTAACCAGAAGTTTGCCAAGAAGCCGGAAATCGCTAGTGCTAACGTGAAAGTGTTGGAAAGTGGTTTCAATTACGCTTCTAACGTTCATGCTTTGGCTGTACACTTCAATGTGGCTCCTGCTCAAATCGAGAAAGGACGTTACCGGACAATTACTGGTAATAAGGCTACGGCATGGGGATTTTTGGCTGCTGCTGAAAAAGCTAATTTGCCTTTGTTCTGTGGTTCTTATCCTATTACTCCGGCAACAGATATTTTACAAGAATTGGCGTTGAGACGTGATTTGGGAGTGAAGACCTATCAGGCAGAGGACGAGATTGCCGGAATTTGTACTTCTATCGGTGCAAGTTACGTGGGTAACCTGGCTATCACAACAACTTCAGGGCCCGGTTTGGCATTGAAGAGCGAGGCTGCCGGCTTGGCAGTAATGGCCGAGTTACCTTTGGTAATCGTTGACGTACAACGTGGTGGTCCTTCAACTGGTTTGCCCACGAAAACGGAACAATCCGATTTGTTGCAAGCTCTTTACGGGCGTAACGGTGAAAGCCCTATGCCTGTCGTTGCTGCAAGTACCCCGGGTAACTGTTTTGACTATGCTTTCTGGGCATCTAAAATTGCTGTAGAGCACATGACTCCGGTTGTTCTGTTGACAGACGGATTCTTGGGGAATGGTGCTCAACCATGGAAGATTCCTTCGTTGAAAGATTACCCTTCTATTACCCCGAGAGTGGCTAAAGAAGGGGATGATTATAAACCATATGCACGTGATCCGGAGACTTTGGCTAGAATGTGGGCTTTACCGGGAACGAAAGGTTTGGAACATCGTATCGGTGGATTGGAGAAGGTAAATGTAACTGGAGAAATTAGTTACGTGCCGGAAAACCACCAGATTATGACTGATTTGCGTGATGCAAAAGTGGCTAAGATTGCAGACAGCATTCCTCAACAGGAGATTTTCGGAAATCAAGATGGTGGGGATCTTCTCGTTGTTGGATGGGGTGGAACTTACGGGCACTTGTACTCGGTGGTTCGTGAATTGAGAGAAGCTGGTAAAGACGTGAGCTTGGCTCATTTCAACTTTATCAACCCGCTTCCGAAGAACACGGATGAGGTTCTTGGTAAATTCAAGAAAATTGTCGTTTGCGAGTTAAACTTGGGACAGTTTGCATCGTATTTGAGAGCTAAATTCCCGCATTACACGTATTATCAATATAATAAAGTAGCCGGATTACCTTTCACGGTAGTTGAGCTGAAAGAAAAAATAACCGAATTATTAGGAAAATAA
- a CDS encoding mechanosensitive ion channel family protein: protein MKNYLILLCLILGMISCGKKSSIPELMGISDDSQNPYIISSTRVGSIARGTNIHQLYSIFPAKQIKLIKNKEGFFNQEFDDYNVYDNNGKLLFIATPEVAGDTSSFINRIIIRDTSFKTLEGIGLNSNLGQIRDAYHNINYLPSSGEIVVSVPKVSTNFLINKATLDDSWWDNTTNQIIEKNIPDSAQIDGIIVFWNTKEAQHIPAVFTAAFWNEMLTKLITWCVIQLPSIAILIILFVSLLRALRFTIRKMKKLAINKAHKAENIDNNEAEKRINTLTGIIYGIGRIFLWVIFLLILLGKFNINIAPILASAGIVGLAVGFGAQELVRDFISGFFILLEDQLRTGDWAVINGTEGLVEKIELRTVTLRDSSGVVHIFQNGKIDTLSNMTKEWSAIVLQIGIAYKEDTDNAVMLMQQVGDEMFNDPVYKELMLEPVVISGVNDFADSAVIIRLVIKTKPMQQWAVGREYRRRLKKVFDAKNVEFPFPYRTLTWGDSSNPIKLKIEPSDSDPK, encoded by the coding sequence ATGAAAAACTATTTGATTTTACTCTGTTTGATTCTTGGAATGATAAGTTGTGGAAAAAAATCATCCATCCCGGAGCTAATGGGTATTTCAGACGATTCACAAAATCCCTACATCATAAGTTCTACCCGTGTAGGTTCCATTGCTAGAGGTACAAATATTCATCAACTCTATTCTATATTCCCCGCTAAACAAATCAAGCTCATCAAAAATAAAGAGGGGTTCTTCAATCAGGAATTTGATGATTACAATGTCTATGACAATAATGGCAAACTCCTTTTTATAGCTACTCCGGAAGTTGCCGGAGATACCAGCTCATTCATTAATCGTATCATTATTCGGGACACCTCATTCAAAACTCTTGAAGGTATTGGCCTTAATTCCAATTTAGGACAAATACGAGACGCCTATCACAATATAAACTATCTCCCTTCCTCAGGAGAAATTGTCGTTTCTGTTCCGAAAGTCAGTACCAATTTCTTAATCAACAAGGCAACCCTGGATGATTCCTGGTGGGATAACACCACAAACCAAATCATCGAAAAGAATATTCCGGACAGCGCCCAAATAGACGGGATTATCGTATTCTGGAACACGAAAGAAGCCCAACATATTCCTGCTGTCTTTACAGCTGCATTCTGGAATGAAATGCTGACAAAACTAATCACCTGGTGTGTCATTCAACTCCCGTCAATTGCCATTCTCATTATTTTATTCGTCTCCTTATTAAGAGCCTTACGCTTCACAATTCGAAAAATGAAAAAGCTCGCTATCAATAAAGCTCATAAGGCTGAAAACATTGACAACAATGAAGCTGAAAAACGAATTAACACACTCACAGGAATCATATACGGTATCGGTAGAATCTTCCTGTGGGTAATCTTTTTACTAATCTTACTCGGAAAATTCAATATCAACATTGCCCCCATCCTCGCTAGTGCAGGAATTGTCGGATTAGCGGTTGGTTTCGGGGCTCAAGAATTAGTCCGGGATTTCATATCCGGTTTCTTCATTCTATTGGAAGATCAACTACGTACCGGAGACTGGGCCGTTATCAACGGAACAGAAGGGCTAGTTGAAAAAATCGAATTAAGAACCGTCACCCTACGGGATAGTTCAGGCGTCGTACACATTTTCCAAAACGGAAAAATAGACACACTCTCCAACATGACCAAAGAATGGTCCGCCATTGTCCTGCAAATCGGTATCGCATATAAAGAAGACACGGACAACGCTGTCATGCTCATGCAACAAGTCGGAGACGAAATGTTCAATGACCCCGTTTACAAAGAGCTAATGCTCGAACCCGTGGTCATCAGCGGGGTAAACGACTTTGCCGATAGTGCCGTGATCATTCGCCTTGTCATCAAAACCAAACCCATGCAACAATGGGCCGTTGGCCGAGAATATCGCCGTCGCCTGAAAAAAGTATTTGATGCCAAGAACGTGGAGTTCCCCTTCCCCTATCGCACGCTAACCTGGGGAGATAGCTCCAACCCGATAAAACTAAAAATAGAACCCTCTGACTCAGATCCGAAATAA
- the corA gene encoding magnesium/cobalt transporter CorA → MARFLKDRTKSKGAAPGSLIFIGKQKMTKNSIQVIQYTSEGLKEFFPETLENIANIVSNDHMTWINISGLQNTKLIADMGKAFDVSSLFLEDILNTDQRPRFSEESDHLYIIAKSFYFGKEDGIVHMEQLSFIVGSHYLITIQETDTDYFKDVKKRLYDGKTRIRSFGTDYLCYALLDTLVDSYIINLEILGAAIEERGRTILEADAKVVEDLYHYKTELSYIRKNVRPFKEVTTRFINCDSPLVNQNTYTYLHDLDDLVVQAQEAIEIYYSMVSDQINLYQTNIGNRQNDVMKVLTIFSTIFIPLTFIAGIYGMNFEYIPELKHHYAYFILWGIMVVITITMLLYFKRKKWL, encoded by the coding sequence ATGGCCCGTTTTCTTAAAGACCGAACGAAATCAAAAGGAGCCGCACCCGGCTCCCTAATCTTCATCGGCAAACAAAAAATGACAAAAAACTCCATTCAGGTTATCCAATACACCTCAGAAGGACTCAAAGAGTTCTTTCCCGAAACTCTGGAAAACATAGCTAATATCGTATCCAACGATCACATGACCTGGATCAACATATCCGGCTTGCAAAACACTAAACTGATTGCCGATATGGGCAAGGCTTTTGATGTATCTTCTCTATTTCTGGAAGATATTCTAAACACGGACCAACGCCCTCGGTTCAGTGAAGAATCCGACCATTTATATATCATTGCTAAATCCTTCTATTTCGGTAAGGAAGACGGTATTGTACACATGGAACAACTCTCTTTTATTGTCGGCTCTCACTACCTGATCACTATTCAAGAAACAGATACCGATTATTTCAAGGATGTGAAGAAACGCTTATATGACGGCAAAACCCGCATTCGTTCTTTCGGGACGGATTACCTCTGTTACGCCCTACTGGACACTCTCGTTGACAGCTATATCATTAATCTTGAAATATTAGGCGCAGCCATAGAAGAACGCGGTAGAACAATTTTAGAAGCTGATGCCAAAGTGGTTGAAGATCTTTACCACTATAAAACAGAACTTTCATATATCCGGAAAAACGTACGTCCATTCAAAGAAGTCACAACCCGTTTCATTAATTGTGATTCTCCCCTAGTAAACCAAAACACGTACACCTATTTACACGACTTGGATGATCTGGTTGTACAAGCCCAAGAAGCCATCGAAATATACTACTCCATGGTCTCCGATCAAATAAATCTCTACCAAACTAACATTGGAAACCGACAAAATGATGTCATGAAAGTATTGACCATCTTTTCAACCATTTTCATCCCACTTACTTTCATCGCCGGTATCTACGGAATGAACTTCGAATATATCCCAGAACTAAAACACCACTACGCCTACTTTATCCTTTGGGGCATCATGGTTGTCATCACCATTACCATGCTCCTCTACTTTAAAAGAAAAAAATGGCTTTAA
- a CDS encoding lipocalin family protein produces MKHLFCIGLILLCLACASDPQKGMEKKIIGEWCNPYTYESTGELKGFHFKKGGVCEAINIPSLDLKTWSIQEGYLLIKGFSLEEDGKKEVYETKEKIDLLNADTLCVVAHEANPRLVFLYLNAKIIKERVRVDTMSHE; encoded by the coding sequence ATGAAACATTTATTTTGTATCGGATTGATTTTGTTGTGTTTGGCTTGTGCCAGCGATCCTCAAAAAGGGATGGAAAAGAAAATTATCGGGGAATGGTGTAATCCTTACACTTACGAGTCAACGGGAGAGTTAAAAGGTTTTCATTTTAAAAAAGGAGGAGTATGTGAAGCGATCAATATTCCCTCGTTGGATTTGAAAACATGGAGTATTCAAGAGGGTTATTTGTTGATAAAAGGTTTTAGCCTTGAGGAGGATGGGAAAAAAGAAGTTTACGAGACCAAGGAAAAGATTGATCTACTGAATGCTGATACGTTGTGTGTTGTGGCTCATGAAGCCAATCCCCGCCTTGTTTTTCTTTATTTGAACGCAAAGATTATCAAAGAGCGAGTTCGTGTAGATACGATGTCACATGAGTAG
- a CDS encoding S9 family peptidase, which produces MMKFVIIFLLILSGNIGWSQKKALDTASYKLWRRVDAPNISEDGKWVTYHFVHIDSKYDTLPRVTYLYNPEKNIKEELKNVVRPSFFANGKWLRYTVTAPEADTCACDSTFLLRLRDMKKIYWDKEYDFNEYNTSELITYSYPIDKKSPRYRRFVIKNIGSCDSIVMDSVENCTLLKGHKAIVYIKNHGEYKSLCYSPLKGKPVVIFSDKELLLKDYSLAHNQLGGTFTVATDSSKMNNPDLFYSFSLPQGKCRLLVDWDDVQFPENYVWRSRAYRLSNDGKRVILDGDTILPVPEKKRKKKDTRFELELWTWNDEISSLQQREGNHRSSNVKLAYNLDTKVCCRVTTQNMEKLIVPDGNKYDYAFALDKTPYRRFSDWKNDINADIYLINLNTGKTILFERNSYTEPEWSPNGKYALWYNALEKVWYKIDPKTCQRVNISKEIGYPVYNELHDLPKPAEAYGIAGWSKDGDRVVLYDRYDMWVIDLTGKKTIYSLTDGYGRTTNRQFRWLKDDYGDKIIDFENGFLMTSVNLENRDEGIYRFQANGKLKKLMEGPYSVTVNQKSVDQKYCIFTRQSYTEFRDLWWSDLAFTRPVKITNTNPQQKNYLWGSVKLVEWTNFEGKRNRGLLYLPDGYDSSKRYPVIVNFYETHTETLHDYIVPFWCSGMLNVVSYVSNGYVVFMPDIHFTVGAPGESSYSAVVSGTRMLIDRGIADKERIGIQGHSWSGYQVAYLVTRTNMFACASPGAAVSNMVSAYTGIRTGSGMPRMFMYEETQSRLGKSLWEDKEMYLRHSPILNADKIETPLLIFHCDRDEAVPYAEGLNLFLAMRRLQKPAWLLNYKGERHFLYNRAAEIDWTLRLQQFFDHYLKGTPEPRWMREGIHANERGIDQKYDLVK; this is translated from the coding sequence ATGATGAAATTCGTAATAATTTTTTTGTTGATTCTCTCCGGTAACATTGGATGGTCTCAAAAAAAAGCTTTGGATACAGCGTCATATAAATTATGGCGAAGGGTGGATGCTCCCAATATCTCTGAAGATGGGAAATGGGTAACTTATCATTTTGTGCATATTGATTCAAAATATGATACATTACCCCGGGTAACTTATCTATATAATCCGGAGAAAAATATCAAGGAGGAATTGAAAAATGTGGTTAGACCTTCATTTTTTGCGAACGGGAAATGGTTACGTTATACGGTAACGGCTCCAGAGGCGGATACTTGTGCTTGCGATTCGACCTTTTTGTTGCGTTTGCGGGATATGAAAAAGATATATTGGGATAAGGAGTATGATTTCAATGAATATAATACTTCGGAATTAATCACGTATTCTTACCCGATAGATAAAAAATCTCCGCGATACAGGCGATTTGTCATTAAAAATATCGGGAGTTGCGACTCCATCGTGATGGATAGTGTGGAAAATTGCACATTGTTGAAGGGGCATAAAGCTATTGTTTATATCAAAAATCATGGAGAGTATAAATCTTTGTGCTATAGTCCCTTGAAGGGAAAGCCTGTTGTTATTTTTTCCGACAAGGAACTTTTGTTAAAAGATTATTCATTAGCACACAATCAGTTGGGTGGAACTTTCACGGTGGCCACGGATTCATCCAAAATGAATAATCCTGATCTCTTTTATTCTTTTTCTCTTCCACAAGGGAAGTGTCGGTTGCTGGTGGATTGGGATGATGTGCAATTCCCGGAAAACTATGTTTGGCGGAGTAGAGCTTATCGTTTATCCAATGATGGAAAACGTGTTATATTGGATGGGGACACGATTCTTCCGGTGCCGGAGAAAAAGCGGAAAAAGAAGGATACCCGTTTCGAGTTGGAATTATGGACGTGGAATGATGAAATTTCCTCTTTACAGCAGAGAGAAGGAAATCATAGGTCCAGTAACGTGAAACTCGCCTATAATTTGGATACAAAAGTTTGTTGCCGGGTGACAACTCAAAATATGGAGAAATTGATCGTGCCGGATGGAAATAAGTATGATTATGCTTTTGCTTTAGATAAGACGCCTTATAGACGTTTTTCAGACTGGAAAAATGATATTAATGCGGATATTTACCTGATTAACTTAAATACTGGAAAAACGATTCTTTTTGAACGAAATTCCTACACGGAACCGGAATGGAGCCCGAACGGCAAATATGCGTTATGGTATAATGCTTTGGAAAAGGTTTGGTATAAAATTGATCCAAAGACTTGTCAACGGGTAAATATTTCGAAAGAGATAGGTTATCCCGTTTACAATGAACTGCATGATTTGCCGAAACCGGCAGAAGCATACGGTATTGCGGGATGGTCAAAAGATGGTGATCGGGTTGTGCTATATGACCGTTATGATATGTGGGTGATAGACTTGACGGGGAAAAAAACTATTTATTCTTTAACTGACGGTTATGGAAGAACTACAAATCGACAATTCCGTTGGTTAAAAGATGATTATGGAGATAAAATTATTGATTTTGAAAATGGATTTTTAATGACTTCCGTGAATCTGGAGAATCGGGATGAGGGAATTTATCGTTTTCAGGCTAATGGTAAATTGAAAAAATTAATGGAAGGTCCTTATTCTGTCACGGTAAATCAAAAATCGGTAGATCAGAAATACTGCATATTTACTCGGCAAAGTTACACGGAATTCCGGGATTTGTGGTGGAGTGATTTGGCATTTACCCGACCGGTAAAGATAACGAATACTAATCCACAGCAAAAAAATTACCTTTGGGGATCGGTGAAGTTGGTCGAGTGGACGAACTTCGAAGGAAAAAGAAATCGAGGATTACTGTATTTGCCGGATGGTTACGATTCTTCAAAACGTTACCCGGTTATCGTGAATTTTTATGAAACACATACGGAGACGTTACATGACTACATCGTACCGTTTTGGTGTAGTGGTATGCTTAACGTGGTTTCTTACGTGAGCAATGGTTATGTAGTGTTTATGCCGGACATTCATTTTACCGTGGGCGCTCCAGGAGAGAGCAGTTATAGTGCTGTCGTTAGTGGTACTCGGATGCTTATCGACCGGGGAATAGCGGATAAAGAGCGAATTGGGATACAAGGACATAGTTGGTCCGGATATCAGGTGGCTTATTTAGTGACTCGTACGAATATGTTTGCCTGTGCCAGTCCGGGAGCGGCCGTGTCCAACATGGTTTCTGCCTATACGGGGATTCGTACGGGAAGTGGAATGCCTCGAATGTTCATGTATGAAGAAACGCAGAGTCGTTTGGGCAAATCTTTGTGGGAGGATAAAGAGATGTATCTTCGTCACTCGCCAATCTTGAATGCAGATAAGATAGAGACTCCATTATTGATATTCCATTGTGATAGGGATGAGGCTGTTCCTTATGCAGAGGGATTGAATTTATTTCTTGCCATGCGACGTTTGCAGAAACCTGCTTGGTTGTTGAATTATAAGGGGGAACGTCATTTCTTGTACAACAGGGCGGCAGAGATAGATTGGACGCTTCGTCTGCAACAATTTTTTGATCATTATTTGAAAGGCACTCCCGAGCCCCGATGGATGAGGGAAGGGATTCACGCTAATGAGCGTGGGATTGATCAAAAGTATGATTTGGTGAAATAA